A genome region from Gymnogyps californianus isolate 813 chromosome 4, ASM1813914v2, whole genome shotgun sequence includes the following:
- the HS3ST1 gene encoding heparan sulfate glucosamine 3-O-sulfotransferase 1, giving the protein MAAFLLGAVLLIVQPQIVPSRLAINLKAETSSQSVQRELLKKTSQKNDFKENIHSNGSCQQLPQTIIIGVRKGGTRALLEMLSLHPDIAAAESEVHFFDWEDHYRNGLQWYINQMPFSYPHQITVEKTPAYFTSPKVPERVYNMNQSMRLLLILRDPSERVLSDYTQVFYNHMQKHKPYPSIEQFLIKDGELNVDYKAINRSLYYIHMQNWLKYFPLDHIHIVDGDKLIKDPFPEIEKVERFLKLSPQINASNFYFNKTKGFYCLRDSGRERCLHESKGRAHPQVDTRLLEKLHEYFHEPNKKFFELVGRTFDWHSFVAS; this is encoded by the coding sequence ATGGCAGCTTTTCTGCTGGGAGCTGTGTTGCTTATTGTTCAACCTCAGATAGTGCCTTCCAGACTGGCTATAAATTTGAAGGCTGAGACTTCTTCTCAGTCTGTTCAGAGagagcttttaaagaaaacatctcaaaaaaatgactttaaggaaaacattcatTCTAATGGATCATGCCAGCAGCTGCCACAGACTATCATTATTGGAGTGAGAAAAGGTGGAACAAGAGCTCTGTTAGAGATGTTGAGTCTCCATCCAGATATTGCGGCAGCAGAAAGTGAAGTTCATTTCTTTGACTGGGAAGATCATTACAGAAATGGATTGCAGTGGTATATTAATCAAATGCCATTCTCTTATCCCCATCAGATCACCGTGGAAAAAACTCCAGCATATTTCACATCGCCTAAAGTGCCTGAAAGAGTTTATAACATGAACCAATCAATGCGACTACTCCTTATTTTAAGAGACCCAAGTGAGAGAGTACTATCAGATTACACCCAAGTGTTCTATAATCACATGCAGAAGCACAAGCCGTATCCGTCCATTGAACAATTCCTGATTAAAGATGGTGAACTCAATGTGGACTACAAGGCAATAAACAGAAGCTTATACTACATTCACATGCAAAACTGGCTGAAGTATTTCCCTCTTGATCATATCCACATTGTAGATGGGGATAAACTAATCAAAGATCCCTTCCCAGAAATAGAGAAGGTAGAGAGATTTTTGAAGTTATCACCACAGATAAATGCttcaaacttttatttcaataaaactaAAGGCTTCTACTGCCTAAGGGACAGTGGTAGAGAGCGTTGTTTACATGAGTCAAAAGGACGAGCACACCCACAAGTAGATACCCGGTTACTCGAGAAATTGCATGAATATTTCCATGAACCCAACAAGAAATTTTTTGAGCTTGTGGGCAGAACATTTGACTGGCACTCATTTGTGGCAAGTTAG